In the Deinococcus budaensis genome, one interval contains:
- a CDS encoding 3D domain-containing protein encodes MFRPIHRWTHAVLLTALGTAAATPVLPAPALAAQAVRSALTPDAAAPRPAQKAAQPTPPTAARVAPATAARPQAAARPAPAPTARTAPRTQAAATQAAAARARAVQQAQAAAAARAPRTGRSAVVRATAYNSLAAQTDSTPFITATGTRTRPGVVALSRDLLRSFPYGSKIMIEDLSGQYNHLLRGRVFSVEDTMAARKTNSLDIWMGTRSQALQFGARQVRITAVR; translated from the coding sequence ATGTTCCGACCGATCCACCGCTGGACGCACGCCGTCTTGCTGACTGCCCTGGGCACGGCTGCGGCCACGCCCGTCCTCCCCGCTCCGGCGCTGGCCGCGCAGGCGGTGCGCAGCGCGCTCACGCCCGATGCGGCGGCCCCCCGTCCGGCGCAGAAGGCGGCGCAGCCGACCCCTCCCACTGCGGCCCGGGTTGCTCCGGCCACGGCGGCCCGGCCTCAGGCGGCGGCCCGGCCCGCGCCGGCACCCACCGCCCGCACCGCGCCGCGAACCCAGGCGGCGGCAACCCAGGCGGCGGCGGCGCGCGCCCGCGCCGTGCAGCAGGCCCAGGCAGCGGCGGCGGCGCGTGCCCCCCGCACGGGCCGCAGCGCCGTCGTGCGCGCCACGGCCTACAACAGTCTGGCTGCCCAGACCGACAGCACGCCCTTTATCACCGCGACGGGGACCCGCACCCGGCCGGGCGTGGTGGCGCTGAGCCGCGACCTGCTGCGCAGCTTTCCCTACGGCAGCAAGATCATGATCGAGGACCTCAGCGGTCAGTACAACCACCTGCTGCGGGGCCGGGTCTTCTCGGTCGAGGACACCATGGCGGCGCGCAAGACGAACAGCCTCGACATCTGGATGGGCACCCGCAGCCAGGCGCTTCAGTTCGGCGCGCGGCAGGTCCGCATCACCGCCGTTCGCTGA
- a CDS encoding S41 family peptidase codes for MTAQCETLAAHARTTAETYPALRHALQALGDSHSHLRLPDAGQRQRGVIGLYFVGGVIAQVIPGSPADLAGLRPGDLIEAINGRVVGPGVNDGLLPDATLTFDVRARGQRRRLSLTRADAPLSSPVPEGRLIAPGVGLVTLPECGLDPALPGGSTYQEAVRRLLLGLAGGGAGRWVLDLRLNLGGNMWPMLAGVGPLAGTGELGAFVRDRERWPWRYADGAASIGDEVLCQTEGPSLPSLAEDVPVAVLISPLTASSGEIITLSFLGRPGTRLFGEATRGLTTSNSLYELSDGAALLIATAHDADRSGRVFNGAIEPEVLIATNWAEFQTAADPVLNVALTWLAEA; via the coding sequence GTGACGGCCCAGTGCGAAACTCTGGCTGCTCACGCCCGGACCACCGCTGAAACGTACCCGGCCCTGCGACACGCGCTCCAGGCCCTCGGAGACTCGCACAGCCACCTGCGCCTGCCAGACGCGGGGCAGCGGCAGCGCGGAGTGATCGGCCTGTACTTCGTGGGAGGCGTCATCGCTCAGGTCATCCCTGGCAGTCCTGCCGACCTCGCGGGACTGCGACCGGGCGACCTCATCGAGGCCATCAATGGGCGGGTCGTGGGACCGGGCGTGAATGACGGCCTGCTGCCAGATGCCACCCTGACCTTCGACGTTCGCGCCCGGGGGCAAAGGCGGCGACTGAGCCTGACCCGCGCGGATGCGCCGCTCAGTTCACCCGTCCCGGAGGGCCGCCTGATCGCGCCCGGCGTGGGCCTGGTCACGTTGCCAGAGTGTGGGCTGGACCCCGCCCTGCCCGGTGGGTCCACCTACCAGGAGGCGGTGCGGCGGCTTCTGCTGGGCCTCGCGGGTGGGGGTGCCGGGCGCTGGGTGCTGGACCTACGGCTGAATTTGGGCGGCAATATGTGGCCGATGTTGGCGGGTGTGGGGCCGCTGGCTGGAACAGGTGAACTCGGAGCTTTCGTTCGAGATAGGGAACGCTGGCCCTGGCGATATGCGGACGGCGCGGCCAGCATCGGTGACGAAGTTCTCTGCCAGACCGAAGGACCCAGCCTGCCCTCGCTGGCCGAGGACGTGCCTGTTGCCGTCCTGATCTCTCCCTTGACCGCCAGCAGTGGGGAGATCATCACGCTCTCGTTCCTGGGCAGACCCGGTACACGTCTTTTTGGTGAAGCGACGCGCGGCCTGACCACCTCCAACAGCCTGTACGAGCTGTCCGACGGTGCCGCCCTGCTGATTGCCACGGCTCATGACGCCGACCGCAGCGGCCGGGTCTTCAATGGGGCTATCGAGCCGGAAGTGCTCATCGCCACCAACTGGGCCGAGTTCCAGACGGCTGCCGATCCTGTGTTGAACGTCGCTCTGACCTGGCTGGCCGAAGCATGA
- the mraZ gene encoding division/cell wall cluster transcriptional repressor MraZ — MPFGEYPYTIDDKGRVVMPPAFREFVEDGMILTRGMEGCLYVFPLASWRRVEEQLEGLPLTDAASRAFVRFFYSGASKARLDNQSRVSVPQTLRAFAELDGDVIVAGAPGRLELWSPARWEAAILAVQSDPPQPDLLANFVA; from the coding sequence TTGCCGTTCGGAGAGTACCCCTACACCATCGACGACAAGGGCCGCGTGGTCATGCCACCCGCTTTTCGTGAATTCGTCGAGGACGGGATGATTCTCACGCGCGGCATGGAGGGCTGTCTGTACGTCTTTCCGCTGGCGAGCTGGCGGCGGGTCGAAGAGCAGCTCGAAGGCCTGCCCCTCACGGACGCGGCGTCGCGCGCGTTCGTGCGGTTTTTCTATTCCGGCGCGAGCAAGGCGCGGCTGGACAACCAGAGCCGCGTCTCGGTGCCGCAGACGCTGCGGGCCTTTGCGGAACTGGACGGCGACGTGATCGTGGCGGGCGCGCCCGGTCGGCTGGAACTGTGGAGTCCGGCCCGCTGGGAGGCGGCCATCCTGGCCGTGCAGTCCGACCCGCCTCAACCTGACCTTCTCGCCAACTTCGTGGCGTGA
- the rsmH gene encoding 16S rRNA (cytosine(1402)-N(4))-methyltransferase RsmH codes for MNSAAPDPAFSDSGLPQAPDSLSSGSPSPDALTHTPVLAAEVLEVLAPAPGRVIVDGTLGGAGHTRLLLAAGASVIGIDQDPYALTRARAAGLPGLTVLEGNYRDMPALLASAGVTQVDGVLLDIGVSSFQLDDAERGFSYHTAAPLDMRMSQSGESAADVVNTYAEEDLAAIIYEYGEDRHSRRIARAIGQAREQAPIVTTVQLADIVKRAYPGFSKGIHPARRTFQALRVHVNDELGALRDGLEAAQALLSPGGRLAVISFHSLEDRIVKRFLRGSEILRPLSKRPVEADEAEQAANPRARSAKLRAAEKLAAQEGA; via the coding sequence ATGAACAGTGCTGCCCCTGATCCTGCCTTTTCCGACTCCGGCCTTCCCCAAGCCCCCGACTCCCTTTCCTCCGGTTCCCCGTCTCCGGACGCCCTGACCCATACCCCGGTCCTCGCCGCCGAGGTTCTCGAAGTGCTCGCACCCGCACCGGGCCGCGTGATCGTGGACGGCACCCTGGGCGGCGCCGGGCACACCCGGCTGCTGCTCGCGGCGGGCGCCTCGGTGATCGGCATTGACCAGGACCCCTACGCCCTGACCCGCGCCCGCGCGGCGGGGCTGCCCGGCCTGACCGTGCTGGAGGGCAACTACCGCGACATGCCTGCGCTGCTCGCCTCGGCAGGTGTCACGCAGGTGGACGGCGTGCTGCTCGACATCGGCGTGAGCAGCTTCCAGCTCGACGACGCCGAGCGGGGCTTTTCCTACCACACGGCCGCGCCGCTCGACATGCGCATGAGCCAGAGTGGTGAGAGCGCCGCCGACGTGGTGAACACCTACGCCGAAGAGGACCTCGCCGCGATCATCTACGAGTACGGCGAGGACCGGCACTCGCGCCGCATCGCCCGCGCCATCGGGCAGGCGCGCGAGCAAGCGCCCATCGTGACCACCGTGCAGCTGGCCGACATCGTCAAGCGCGCCTATCCGGGCTTTTCCAAGGGCATTCACCCGGCCCGGCGCACCTTTCAGGCCCTGCGCGTGCATGTCAACGACGAGCTGGGGGCGCTGCGTGACGGCCTGGAAGCCGCCCAGGCGCTGCTCTCGCCGGGGGGCCGCCTCGCGGTGATCTCCTTTCACTCGCTCGAAGACCGCATCGTGAAGCGCTTCTTGCGCGGCAGCGAGATCCTGCGGCCCCTCTCCAAACGGCCCGTCGAGGCGGACGAGGCCGAGCAGGCGGCCAATCCGCGCGCCCGCAGCGCCAAACTGCGCGCCGCCGAGAAGCTCGCGGCCCAGGAGGGCGCATGA
- the truB gene encoding tRNA pseudouridine(55) synthase TruB, whose product MPVIAVDKPLGLTSHDVVSRARRARGTRRVGHTGTLDPLATGVLVLCVDDSTKLVQFMEADSKDYLAWISLGAGTPTLDAEGPLDEVVAVAPPDEAQVRDVLAAFLGPQQQVPPQYSAIQVGGVRAYAVARAGGALDLPARAVVMHSLELLGSFPRVQDAPRTFSPTAQGWAPDPGGRTFTLPAPLGEFPTLLVRARVGSGTYLRSLARDVGAALGVPAHLAGLVRTRVGRYDLADAVMVEDLAGAEGLPDLAALDFPRIEADERLARELRQGKRPRHVARGRHVVTLAGALVAVVDGDGEALRVVRAWA is encoded by the coding sequence ATGCCGGTGATCGCCGTGGACAAACCCCTGGGCCTGACCTCTCACGACGTGGTAAGCCGCGCGCGGCGGGCCAGGGGGACCCGGCGGGTGGGCCACACCGGCACGCTCGATCCCCTCGCGACCGGCGTGCTGGTGCTGTGCGTGGACGACTCGACCAAGCTGGTGCAGTTCATGGAAGCCGACTCCAAGGACTACCTCGCCTGGATCAGCCTGGGCGCGGGCACGCCGACCCTGGACGCCGAGGGACCGCTGGACGAGGTGGTCGCGGTCGCCCCCCCGGACGAGGCGCAGGTGCGGGACGTGCTCGCCGCCTTTCTGGGGCCGCAGCAGCAGGTGCCGCCGCAGTACTCCGCGATTCAGGTCGGCGGCGTGCGGGCCTACGCGGTGGCGCGGGCCGGGGGCGCCCTGGATCTGCCCGCCCGCGCGGTGGTGATGCACTCGCTGGAGCTGCTGGGAAGCTTCCCCCGTGTGCAGGACGCGCCGCGCACCTTCTCCCCCACCGCTCAGGGCTGGGCGCCGGACCCCGGGGGCCGGACCTTCACGCTGCCCGCGCCGCTGGGCGAGTTCCCCACCCTGCTGGTGCGGGCGCGGGTGGGCAGCGGCACGTACCTGCGCTCGCTGGCGCGCGACGTGGGGGCGGCCCTCGGCGTGCCTGCCCACCTCGCCGGGCTGGTGCGGACGCGGGTGGGGCGCTACGACCTCGCGGACGCGGTCATGGTGGAGGACCTCGCCGGGGCGGAGGGGCTGCCCGACCTCGCGGCACTGGACTTTCCGCGCATCGAGGCGGACGAGCGGCTGGCGCGCGAACTGCGGCAGGGCAAGCGTCCCCGGCACGTGGCGCGGGGGCGGCACGTCGTCACGCTGGCAGGGGCGCTGGTCGCCGTGGTGGACGGGGACGGAGAGGCGCTGCGGGTGGTGCGGGCCTGGGCGTGA
- the scpB gene encoding SMC-Scp complex subunit ScpB: MTPDPQALVGAALLAAGRPVTRREVAGLLGLPEEAAARALEAFAAALRGAGLGFEVEAVAGGYRLVVPPALAAHLSPLLSPPPLPALSAAALEVLAVIAYRQPVTRAEIEAMRGGSAGTVVTLQERELVKVVGRSDAVGQPLLYGTTERFLLEFGLTGLEDLPPLEGAEFSGLLRG; this comes from the coding sequence GTGACGCCCGATCCCCAGGCGCTGGTCGGGGCGGCGCTGCTGGCGGCGGGCAGGCCCGTCACCCGCCGCGAGGTCGCGGGGCTGCTGGGCCTGCCCGAGGAGGCGGCGGCCCGCGCGCTGGAGGCTTTCGCCGCCGCCCTGCGCGGCGCGGGCCTGGGCTTTGAGGTCGAGGCGGTCGCGGGGGGCTACCGGCTGGTCGTGCCGCCCGCGCTGGCCGCGCACCTCTCGCCGCTGCTCTCGCCGCCGCCGCTGCCCGCGCTCAGCGCCGCCGCGCTGGAGGTGCTGGCCGTGATCGCCTACCGCCAGCCGGTCACCCGCGCCGAGATCGAGGCGATGCGGGGCGGCAGCGCGGGCACGGTCGTGACCCTCCAGGAGCGCGAACTCGTCAAGGTGGTGGGCCGCTCGGACGCGGTGGGGCAGCCGCTGCTGTACGGCACCACCGAGCGGTTTTTGCTGGAATTCGGCCTGACGGGATTGGAAGACCTGCCTCCGCTGGAGGGCGCGGAGTTCTCGGGCCTGCTGCGGGGGTAA
- a CDS encoding ABC transporter permease, translating into MTRPVPDLAWTLARAHLSRRRTQNLLTVLGIAVGVMVLIAALSLTNGFTRALVDATLRASPHLSLTAFAPGGRDPALEAEMRADGRVAAFVPFLGDKGLLTRPASQGRQAGVDFATLFGVTPDAAQVLQLRPEEGALLRTLGPNEVLLGAALARSVGAFTGDEVRLLNSGQRRATLRVKGVFSTGNFLIDSGYAFTSLGTLQTLQGSRDITGYQLRLRDPELAPAVGDALTRLRPYASLPWQSLYGTLLDQLALQKRVIAFVVFLIVIVAAFGIANVLTLAVFEKTQEIAILRAIGATRGVITRTFLIEGALLGLAGLGLGNLLGLGISAYFTVRPFQLPGDLYFITALPVEVRPTDLLWVNAVGLGTTLLAALIPARRAANVEPARIIR; encoded by the coding sequence GTGACCCGCCCTGTCCCTGACCTCGCCTGGACGCTCGCCCGCGCGCACCTCTCGCGGCGGCGCACCCAGAACCTGCTGACTGTGCTGGGCATCGCGGTGGGCGTGATGGTGCTGATCGCGGCGCTGAGCCTGACCAACGGCTTTACCCGCGCGCTGGTGGACGCCACCCTGCGTGCCAGCCCGCACCTGAGCCTCACCGCCTTCGCGCCCGGCGGGCGGGACCCGGCGCTGGAAGCCGAGATGCGCGCCGACGGCCGGGTGGCCGCCTTCGTGCCGTTTCTGGGCGACAAGGGGCTGCTCACCCGCCCGGCGTCGCAGGGGCGGCAGGCCGGGGTGGATTTCGCGACCCTCTTCGGCGTGACCCCCGACGCGGCGCAGGTGCTGCAACTGCGGCCCGAGGAAGGCGCGCTGCTGCGGACCCTGGGGCCGAACGAGGTGCTGCTGGGCGCCGCCCTGGCCCGCAGCGTGGGGGCCTTTACCGGCGACGAGGTGCGGCTGCTCAACAGTGGGCAGCGCCGCGCCACCTTGCGGGTCAAGGGGGTCTTCAGTACCGGCAATTTCCTGATCGACTCGGGCTACGCCTTTACCAGCCTGGGAACCCTGCAAACCCTTCAGGGCAGCCGCGACATCACCGGGTACCAGTTGCGGCTGCGTGACCCCGAGCTGGCCCCGGCGGTGGGCGACGCGCTGACCCGCCTGCGGCCCTACGCCTCCCTGCCCTGGCAGAGCCTGTACGGCACGCTGCTCGATCAGCTCGCGCTGCAAAAACGGGTGATCGCCTTCGTGGTGTTTTTGATCGTGATCGTGGCGGCCTTCGGAATCGCCAACGTGCTCACGCTGGCCGTGTTCGAGAAGACCCAGGAGATCGCCATCCTGCGGGCCATCGGGGCCACGCGCGGCGTGATCACCCGCACTTTTCTGATCGAAGGCGCGCTGCTGGGGCTGGCGGGACTGGGGCTGGGCAACCTGCTGGGCCTAGGCATCAGCGCGTATTTCACGGTGCGGCCCTTTCAGCTGCCGGGCGACCTGTACTTCATCACCGCGCTGCCGGTCGAGGTGCGCCCCACCGACCTGCTGTGGGTCAACGCGGTGGGTCTGGGCACGACCCTGCTGGCCGCCCTGATTCCGGCGCGGCGCGCGGCGAACGTGGAACCCGCCCGGATCATCCGCTGA
- a CDS encoding L-threonylcarbamoyladenylate synthase, which yields MKRQSHISGELAQAVAQAATRLRAGGVVGYPTETVWGLAAHPAHPQAVARLAALKGRDPSKPLQVSCLDAAAARTLVREDPAVLTAFAALADLWPGPLTLVLPAGAACPPALAPGGWVGLRVPDHAVALALLRASGGLLSTTSLNPAGQAAACTHAQAQAYALADLLLPPGHEEAGGEASTVVRVGPGGVEVLREGALPVAAIHERLRQAGAGGRG from the coding sequence ATGAAACGACAGTCACACATCAGCGGCGAACTGGCCCAGGCCGTGGCTCAGGCGGCCACCCGGCTACGGGCGGGGGGCGTGGTGGGCTACCCCACCGAAACCGTCTGGGGCCTGGCGGCCCACCCGGCGCACCCGCAGGCCGTGGCGCGGCTGGCAGCGCTCAAAGGCCGCGACCCGTCCAAACCTTTGCAGGTGTCGTGCCTGGACGCGGCGGCCGCCCGCACCCTGGTCCGGGAAGACCCGGCGGTCCTCACGGCGTTCGCGGCCCTGGCGGACCTGTGGCCCGGTCCCCTGACGTTGGTGCTGCCTGCGGGCGCGGCCTGTCCCCCGGCCCTGGCGCCGGGCGGCTGGGTGGGGCTGCGGGTGCCGGACCACGCGGTGGCGCTCGCCCTCCTGCGCGCGAGTGGCGGCCTGCTGAGCACGACCAGCCTCAATCCGGCGGGCCAGGCGGCGGCCTGCACCCACGCCCAGGCGCAGGCTTACGCCCTGGCCGACCTGCTGCTGCCCCCGGGGCACGAGGAGGCCGGGGGAGAGGCGAGCACCGTCGTGCGCGTCGGCCCAGGGGGGGTGGAGGTGCTGCGCGAGGGGGCCTTGCCGGTGGCGGCCATCCACGAGCGGCTGCGGCAGGCGGGGGCCGGAGGGCGCGGGTGA
- a CDS encoding DUF423 domain-containing protein: MRTSASSSFPTVAGALLAALGVALGAFGAHALRASLDPGLLDNFETGVRYQMYAALALLVLGTQPAQRRAPALLLAGAVVFSGTLYVLALTGQRWLGAVTPVGGALLIAGFVLAALDARRG, from the coding sequence ATGCGGACTTCTGCTTCTTCGTCTTTTCCCACGGTGGCCGGGGCGCTGCTCGCCGCGCTGGGAGTCGCCCTGGGGGCTTTCGGCGCCCACGCGCTGCGGGCGAGCCTCGACCCCGGCCTGCTCGACAATTTCGAGACGGGCGTGCGCTACCAGATGTATGCGGCGCTGGCCCTGCTGGTCTTGGGCACCCAGCCGGCCCAGCGCCGGGCGCCTGCGCTCCTGCTGGCGGGCGCGGTGGTGTTCAGCGGCACCCTGTACGTGCTGGCACTCACCGGGCAGCGCTGGCTGGGGGCGGTGACCCCGGTCGGCGGCGCCCTGTTGATCGCAGGCTTCGTGCTGGCGGCGCTGGACGCGCGCCGGGGGTAG
- the gatA gene encoding Asp-tRNA(Asn)/Glu-tRNA(Gln) amidotransferase subunit GatA: MPASAPTATALARAVQARETTPQALLDIFRARAEATRDLNALVSLNPGADAAAARVTARLEAGETLPLAGVPVVLKDNISAAGTRTTCGSRLLANYVSPYDAAVVERLTRAGAVIVGKANMDEFGMGSSTESSASGPTLNPWDRERVPGGSSGGSAVAVASGLTPLALGSDTGGSVRQPAALTGVYGLKPTYGRVSRYGLVAYASSLDQIGPLARSAADLALVMNVIAGHDPRDATSLEAPPAFRVGTPEDVRGLRVGVIRESLEGNTPGVEAALGATLDALRGAGASVREVSLPSLRHAVATYYLIAMPEASSNLARFDGTVYGERVAAPDLVHSMTQTRERGFGREVQRRILIGTYALSSGYYDAYYSQAMKVRRLIADEFTRTFGDVDLLVTPTSPFPAFRRGEKSEDPLAMYAADVDTVAVNLAGLPALSVPAGFETVEGGVRLPVGVQFIAPALADERLTLLAGGLEGTGAVRVELAPSYGG; encoded by the coding sequence ATGCCCGCCTCTGCGCCCACCGCCACTGCCCTCGCCCGCGCCGTGCAGGCCCGCGAGACGACTCCCCAGGCCCTGCTGGACATCTTCCGCGCCCGGGCCGAGGCGACCCGCGACCTCAACGCGCTGGTCAGCCTGAACCCCGGGGCCGACGCGGCGGCGGCGCGGGTGACGGCCCGGCTGGAGGCGGGAGAGACGCTGCCGCTGGCGGGCGTGCCGGTCGTGCTCAAGGACAACATCAGCGCGGCGGGCACCCGCACGACCTGCGGCAGCCGCCTGCTGGCAAACTACGTCTCGCCCTACGACGCCGCCGTGGTCGAGCGCCTCACCCGGGCGGGCGCGGTGATCGTCGGCAAGGCCAACATGGACGAGTTCGGCATGGGGTCAAGCACCGAAAGCAGCGCCTCCGGCCCCACCCTCAACCCCTGGGACCGCGAGCGGGTGCCGGGCGGCAGCAGCGGCGGCAGCGCGGTCGCGGTCGCCTCGGGGCTGACCCCGCTGGCGCTGGGCAGCGACACGGGCGGCTCCGTGCGGCAGCCTGCCGCGCTGACGGGTGTCTACGGCCTCAAGCCCACCTACGGCCGGGTCAGCCGTTACGGGCTGGTCGCCTACGCCAGCAGCCTCGACCAGATCGGCCCCCTGGCCCGCTCGGCCGCCGACCTCGCCCTGGTCATGAATGTGATCGCCGGGCACGACCCGCGCGACGCGACCAGCCTGGAGGCGCCGCCCGCCTTCCGGGTGGGCACGCCGGAGGATGTGCGCGGCCTGCGGGTCGGCGTGATTCGCGAGAGCCTGGAGGGCAACACGCCAGGGGTGGAAGCGGCGCTGGGCGCCACCCTGGACGCCCTGCGCGGCGCGGGCGCCAGCGTGCGCGAGGTCAGCCTGCCCAGCCTGAGGCACGCCGTCGCCACCTACTACCTGATCGCCATGCCCGAGGCCAGCTCCAACCTCGCCCGCTTCGACGGCACGGTATACGGCGAGCGCGTCGCCGCCCCCGACCTCGTCCACAGCATGACCCAGACGCGCGAACGCGGCTTCGGACGCGAGGTGCAGCGGCGCATCCTGATCGGCACCTATGCCCTGTCCAGCGGCTACTACGACGCCTATTACAGCCAGGCGATGAAGGTCCGCCGATTGATCGCGGACGAGTTCACCCGGACCTTCGGGGACGTGGACCTGCTGGTCACGCCCACCAGCCCCTTTCCGGCGTTCCGGCGCGGCGAGAAGTCGGAAGATCCCCTCGCCATGTACGCCGCCGACGTGGACACGGTGGCCGTCAACCTCGCGGGCCTGCCCGCCCTGAGTGTGCCCGCCGGATTCGAGACGGTGGAGGGCGGCGTGCGCCTGCCGGTCGGCGTGCAGTTCATCGCTCCCGCCCTGGCCGACGAACGCCTGACCCTGCTCGCGGGCGGGCTGGAGGGCACCGGCGCGGTGCGGGTGGAGCTGGCGCCGAGCTATGGGGGCTGA
- a CDS encoding peptidoglycan D,D-transpeptidase FtsI family protein, which produces MEVKIQSRSRWMQVFALVLFLTLVWAYAQLEWGVPQGVKRSVMQARGKIVASDGTVLARSVDGKRVYPQGKLAGQVIGMMGATEGLEGLEAAYNRSLEGGQDLKLTLDPGMQSAAEAMLASFLPKHEAEYGSVVILETRTGRILAAASYPPFDPNVWRGYSPETRRNRPFLDIFEPGSTIKGLVVAAAMNEQLTTPNTVYDTPMRRYVGGRWGSTIGDSVDHPPKLTTQQVLRYSSNVGMSHIVEHFPAERLHGYLGRYGFGDFPELPTAMTSTGRLQPLRRWDDLVRATNAFGQGMSSTTLQLAAAYNTLANDGRYVSPRLVEGEAAGERREVLRPETARTIRKMLQEVIEEGISSQAGIKGYALAGKTGTSQVSAGPKGYVPNLYDSTFAGFFPADAPRVTIAVMAHGAKVGYHGSQLAAPIYRDITAEIISRWATPPSQPLPEEEK; this is translated from the coding sequence ATGGAAGTGAAGATCCAGAGCCGCTCCCGCTGGATGCAGGTGTTCGCGCTGGTGCTGTTCCTGACGCTGGTGTGGGCCTACGCGCAACTCGAATGGGGGGTTCCGCAGGGGGTCAAGCGCAGCGTGATGCAGGCGCGCGGCAAGATCGTCGCCAGCGACGGCACCGTGCTGGCGCGCAGCGTAGACGGCAAGCGGGTCTATCCCCAGGGCAAGCTCGCCGGGCAGGTGATCGGCATGATGGGCGCCACCGAGGGCCTCGAAGGCCTGGAGGCCGCCTACAACCGCTCGCTGGAAGGCGGCCAGGACCTCAAGCTCACCCTCGATCCGGGCATGCAGTCGGCGGCCGAGGCCATGCTCGCTTCCTTTCTGCCCAAGCACGAGGCCGAGTACGGCTCGGTGGTCATTCTGGAAACCCGCACGGGGCGGATTCTCGCGGCGGCGAGTTACCCGCCTTTCGACCCCAACGTCTGGCGCGGCTACAGCCCCGAGACCCGGCGCAACCGGCCCTTTCTGGACATCTTCGAGCCGGGATCGACCATCAAGGGACTGGTGGTCGCGGCGGCCATGAACGAGCAGCTCACGACCCCCAACACGGTCTACGACACGCCGATGCGCCGCTACGTGGGTGGGCGCTGGGGCAGCACCATCGGGGACAGCGTGGATCACCCCCCCAAACTCACCACCCAGCAGGTGCTGCGCTACAGCAGCAACGTCGGCATGAGCCACATCGTCGAGCACTTTCCCGCCGAGCGCCTGCACGGGTACCTGGGCCGCTACGGCTTTGGAGACTTTCCCGAGCTGCCCACCGCCATGACCAGCACCGGCCGCCTCCAGCCGCTGCGGCGCTGGGACGACCTCGTGCGCGCCACCAACGCGTTTGGCCAGGGCATGAGCAGCACGACCCTCCAGCTCGCGGCGGCCTACAACACGCTGGCGAACGACGGCCGCTACGTCTCGCCCCGGCTGGTCGAGGGCGAAGCCGCAGGCGAACGCCGCGAGGTGCTGCGCCCCGAAACGGCCCGCACGATCCGCAAAATGTTGCAGGAAGTGATCGAGGAAGGCATCTCGTCGCAGGCCGGCATCAAGGGCTACGCCCTGGCGGGCAAGACCGGCACCTCGCAGGTGTCCGCCGGACCTAAGGGCTACGTGCCCAACCTCTACGACAGCACCTTCGCGGGGTTTTTCCCCGCCGACGCCCCCCGCGTGACCATCGCGGTCATGGCGCACGGGGCCAAGGTGGGCTACCACGGCTCACAGCTCGCCGCCCCGATCTACCGCGACATCACGGCAGAGATCATCTCGCGCTGGGCCACCCCTCCCAGCCAGCCGCTGCCCGAGGAGGAGAAGTAG
- a CDS encoding pseudouridine synthase: protein MTGGEPEPLPGGERLQKRLARAGVASRRAAEELITAGRVTVNGEVAALGRTVSPTDEVRVDGSLIETAGLESVTFLLHKPAGYVTTARDEYGRRNVLSAMPPVPGLHPVGRLDKDSEGLLLLTTDGQLTLQLTHPRYGHEKAYRAWTGGDADPTAGELQALLDGVDLEDGPARALAAEPVRAGALVTLGEGRNREVRRMLDAIGHPVMRLLRYRVGGLWLGDLGPGEYRELAPRDLHDLLNPALVPRHAWQRAERETMERWGE from the coding sequence GTGACCGGCGGGGAGCCGGAGCCGCTGCCGGGGGGCGAGCGGCTGCAAAAGCGCCTGGCCCGCGCCGGAGTCGCCTCCCGCCGCGCCGCCGAGGAACTGATCACGGCGGGCCGGGTCACCGTGAACGGCGAGGTCGCCGCCCTGGGCCGCACCGTGTCCCCCACCGACGAGGTCCGGGTGGACGGCTCGCTGATCGAAACGGCCGGGCTGGAAAGCGTGACCTTCCTGCTGCACAAGCCCGCCGGGTACGTCACCACCGCCCGCGACGAGTACGGCCGCCGCAACGTCCTCTCGGCCATGCCCCCGGTGCCGGGCCTGCACCCGGTCGGGCGGCTCGACAAGGACTCGGAAGGCCTGCTGCTGCTCACCACCGACGGCCAGCTCACCCTCCAGCTGACCCACCCGCGCTACGGTCACGAGAAGGCCTACCGCGCCTGGACGGGGGGTGACGCCGACCCCACCGCCGGGGAGTTGCAGGCCCTGCTCGACGGGGTAGACCTCGAGGACGGCCCGGCCCGCGCCCTCGCCGCCGAGCCGGTGCGCGCCGGGGCGCTCGTCACCCTGGGGGAGGGCCGCAACCGTGAGGTTCGGCGGATGCTGGACGCCATCGGCCACCCGGTCATGCGGCTGCTGCGCTACCGGGTGGGCGGCCTGTGGCTGGGTGACCTCGGCCCCGGCGAATACCGCGAACTGGCCCCGCGCGACCTGCACGACCTGCTCAACCCCGCGCTGGTGCCCCGCCACGCCTGGCAGCGTGCCGAGCGCGAGACGATGGAGCGCTGGGGGGAGTAG